The following proteins are co-located in the Callospermophilus lateralis isolate mCalLat2 chromosome 8, mCalLat2.hap1, whole genome shotgun sequence genome:
- the Atoh1 gene encoding transcription factor ATOH1, whose protein sequence is MSRLLHAEEWAEVKELGDHHRHPQPHHLAQPPPQPPATLQAREHPVYPAELSLLDSTDPRAWLAPTLQGICTARAAQYLLHSPELGASEAAAPQDEADGRGDLVRRSTSDGNVSKSPGPVKVREQLCKLKGGVVVDELGCSRQRAPSSKQVNGVQKQRRLAANARERRRMHGLNHAFDQLRNVIPSFNNDKKLSKYETLQMAQIYINALSELLQTPSGGEQPSPPPASCKSDHHHLRAAASYEGGSGTATASGAQPASGGGQRPTPPGSCRTRFSTPSSAGGYSVQLDALHFSTFEDSALTAMMAQKNLSPSLPGGILQPVQEDSSKTSPRSHRSDGEFSPHSHYSDSDEAS, encoded by the coding sequence ATGTCCCGCCTGCTACATGCTGAAGAGTGGGCTGAAGTGAAGGAGTTGGGGGACCACCATCGCCATCCTCAGCCGCACCACCTAGCGCAACCGCCGCCCCAGCCACCTGCCACCCTACAggcgagagaacatccagtctacccGGCGGAGCTGTCCCTCCTGGACAGCACAGACCCACGCGCCTGGCTGGCTCCCACTTTGCAGGGCATCTGTACGGCACGCGCCGCCCAGTATTTGCTGCATTCTCCTGAGCTGGGTGCCTCGGAGGCCGCTGCGCCCCAAGACGAGGCGGACGGCCGGGGGGATCTGGTAAGGAGAAGCACCAGCGACGGCAACGTCAGCAAAAGTCCGGGACCGGTGAAAGTGCGGGAACAGTTGTGCAAGCTGAAAGGAGGGGTGGTGGTGGATGAGTTGGGCTGCAGCCGCCAGAGAGCCCCTTCCAGCAAACAGGTGAATGGAGTGCAGAAGCAAAGACGGTTGGCGGCCAACGCCAGGGAGCGGCGCAGGATGCACGGGCTGAACCATGCCTTTGACCAGCTGCGCAATGTTATCCCGTCGTTCAACAACGACAAGAAGCTATCCAAATATGAGACCCTGCAGATGGCCCAGATCTACATCAACGCCCTgtcggagctactacaaacccccaGCGGCGGGGAACAGCCATCGCCGCCGCCAGCTTCCTGCAAAAGTGACCACCACCACCTTCGTGCTGCAGCCTCCTACGAAGGCGGTTCGGGCACAGCCACAGCATCTGGGGCTCAACCAGCTTCCGGAGGGGGCCAGCGACCGACCCCACCCGGGAGTTGTCGGACACGCTTTTCCACCCCGTCCTCCGCGGGAGGTTACTCGGTGCAGCTAGACGCTTTGCACTTCTCGACTTTCGAGGACAGCGCCCTGACAGCGATGATGGCGCAAAAAAACTTGTCGCCTTCGCTGCCTGGGGGCATCCTGCAGCCAGTGCAGGAGGATAGTAGCAAAACTTCCCCCCGGTCCCACAGAAGCGACGGGGAGTTTTCTCCCCATTCCCATTACAGTGACTCGGATGAGGCAAGTTAG